The following coding sequences lie in one Silvanigrella aquatica genomic window:
- a CDS encoding OmpA family protein codes for MFYEQNSGSKQSHWIPLSDMMTGLMCVFLLISLICIIELQSRAKVAIQLAQDFQGARTDLANDFNKNFANESSKYGGIYLGNTDFRFTGNTFLTGSYELNESFKHYLNNFFPKYLSILLKEQFKKYIIEIRIEGHTSPYWTDAKSELDAYIKNMALSQARARATLEYILNIDSPIIKDKKNFSWLKEKLTANGLSSSRPLKKINTNNIDYSASQRVEFKTLLLPDPKIACKLESFSKNQNLNCLEKIK; via the coding sequence ATGTTTTATGAACAAAATTCGGGATCAAAACAATCTCATTGGATTCCGCTGAGTGATATGATGACTGGTTTAATGTGCGTATTTTTATTAATTTCTTTAATATGTATAATTGAACTTCAGTCTAGAGCGAAAGTTGCAATACAACTTGCCCAAGATTTTCAAGGTGCTAGAACAGATTTAGCGAACGATTTTAATAAGAATTTTGCTAATGAATCTTCTAAATATGGTGGAATATATTTAGGAAATACAGATTTTAGATTTACAGGAAATACTTTTTTGACGGGTAGCTATGAATTAAATGAGTCATTTAAGCATTATTTAAATAATTTTTTTCCAAAATATCTTTCTATTTTATTAAAAGAACAATTTAAAAAATATATAATTGAAATTCGAATTGAAGGGCACACTTCTCCTTATTGGACAGATGCAAAAAGTGAATTAGATGCTTATATAAAGAATATGGCACTTTCACAAGCTCGAGCAAGAGCAACTTTGGAATATATACTTAACATTGATAGTCCTATAATTAAAGATAAAAAAAATTTTTCTTGGCTCAAAGAAAAATTAACTGCAAATGGTCTTTCTTCTTCGCGTCCATTAAAAAAAATTAATACAAATAATATTGACTACTCAGCTTCTCAGAGGGTTGAGTTTAAAACATTATTACTTCCTGATCCTAAAATTGCTTGTAAACTTGAAAGTTTTTCAAAAAATCAGAATTTAAATTGTTTGGAAAAAATTAAATGA
- a CDS encoding HNH endonuclease: MKLINFLEFEPLVKNCHNMKAVIGEKFKSDLENKFSLNLNFLNKDSIDNLIILKNFDNIFKNDDNTLLFGKNKRVVLYIREFIKKDNYSYPKYHISECDIIKKFRYQNKSNRFVIHTKDDNNFHINEIENNIPKAIIVKLNVCTYCLKNINWNEKEFTLKKFFEKYPRNLVKNTPEFTSDTAALNYYSSYWNEISRKTKEANNFKCEECGIYLGAKESLNFLHVHHVNGDRSDNRTKNLQTLCYECHSNKPNHEHMKKDNQFVRFQKLKSSFF, translated from the coding sequence ATGAAATTAATTAATTTTTTAGAATTTGAACCATTGGTTAAAAATTGTCATAATATGAAAGCAGTTATTGGCGAGAAATTTAAATCTGATTTAGAAAATAAATTTTCTTTGAACTTAAATTTTCTAAATAAAGACTCTATAGATAATTTAATTATTCTTAAAAATTTTGATAATATTTTTAAGAATGATGATAATACTTTGCTTTTTGGTAAAAATAAAAGGGTTGTTTTATATATAAGAGAATTTATAAAAAAAGATAATTATTCTTATCCTAAGTATCATATTTCTGAATGTGATATTATAAAGAAATTTCGTTATCAGAATAAGTCAAATAGGTTTGTTATACACACAAAAGATGATAATAATTTTCATATTAATGAAATTGAAAATAATATTCCTAAAGCTATAATTGTTAAATTAAATGTTTGTACTTACTGTCTCAAAAATATTAATTGGAATGAAAAAGAGTTTACTCTTAAAAAGTTTTTTGAGAAATATCCTAGAAATTTGGTAAAAAATACTCCAGAGTTTACTTCTGATACAGCTGCTTTAAATTATTACTCATCGTACTGGAACGAAATAAGCAGAAAAACAAAAGAGGCAAATAATTTTAAATGTGAAGAATGCGGAATTTATTTAGGGGCAAAAGAAAGCTTAAATTTTTTACATGTTCATCATGTCAATGGTGATAGAAGCGATAATAGAACGAAAAATCTTCAAACTCTATGCTATGAATGTCACTCTAATAAGCCTAACCATGAGCATATGAAAAAGGATAATCAATTTGTTCGATTCCAAAAATTAAAAAGTAGTTTTTTTTAA
- the rplU gene encoding 50S ribosomal protein L21, which yields MSSKNYAVVKIFGRQYKVSEGQKIKANFIDADVDTTMSFSEVLMMNKGGELKIGEPQVNGAKVTAKVVAHGREDKILVFKYLRKNKSKKMHGHRQDFTTLAITSIEG from the coding sequence GTGAGTAGTAAAAACTATGCGGTAGTAAAGATTTTTGGCCGTCAATACAAGGTATCTGAAGGGCAAAAAATCAAAGCTAACTTTATCGATGCTGATGTAGACACCACAATGTCTTTTTCAGAAGTTTTAATGATGAATAAAGGTGGAGAGCTTAAAATTGGCGAACCACAAGTGAACGGCGCTAAAGTAACAGCTAAGGTTGTTGCGCATGGTCGTGAAGATAAAATCCTTGTTTTCAAGTACCTTCGTAAAAACAAATCAAAGAAAATGCACGGCCACCGCCAAGATTTTACGACTTTGGCAATCACAAGCATTGAAGGTTAA
- the rpmA gene encoding 50S ribosomal protein L27: protein MASKKAGGSTKNGRDSNPKYRGVKAYGGESVRAGNIIVRQVGTKIHPGSNVGMGKDYTLFAKIDGEVKFEHINRERQCVSVYPVDAKA, encoded by the coding sequence ATGGCAAGTAAAAAAGCCGGTGGTTCAACCAAAAACGGACGCGATAGCAATCCAAAATACCGTGGCGTTAAAGCTTATGGTGGAGAATCTGTAAGAGCAGGTAACATTATTGTTCGCCAAGTGGGAACAAAAATTCACCCTGGTTCCAATGTAGGTATGGGAAAAGACTACACTTTATTTGCAAAAATTGATGGTGAAGTTAAATTTGAGCACATTAACCGTGAGCGTCAATGTGTGAGCGTTTATCCAGTAGACGCAAAAGCGTAA